One stretch of Streptomyces sp. A2-16 DNA includes these proteins:
- a CDS encoding PucR family transcriptional regulator yields MSTTLEPLESLEPTLSVRQVLMLERVLAGEPEVVAGAGQLDRAVRWVHVAEAADVGVMLSGGEMVLTTGVLLAGDENKQAEYIQSLHRAEAAAVVLGLGRAFPAPPDVMRRAAERCGLPMVVLHRPFPFAELTEEVQARLVRRKFAAVSMSEAVRTALTGLITAGAPLQHLLDEIAHHSGCPVVVTNLAHRVLATAGERSAVDDVLRDWERIARQAGGSEGDGWIRAELGGRGERWGQIMLCGYRGDTATGRLLADRAAEALVLHRMLGGTSAHTWEEQSAQSLLTDLVSGVVPARQLLPRARAAGLPVNRRTFVPLVVRDGDPAELDRVLRLLGLPGIVAELADGATAVLLSLARDQDATVLTANFAARLTGTVVAAADPRTAWDDVPAGMREARHVADAVASGVLDLPAVVRLKDVHLRGLIRLLRDDPHVQSFAERELDGLLCDSGPGEGLLAVLRTYLATGRNKSRTAQLHHVSRPALYRRLEAIQGRLGVDLDDFEQAASVHIALLAHDAQQS; encoded by the coding sequence ATGAGCACCACCTTGGAGCCCCTGGAGTCCCTGGAGCCGACCCTGTCGGTCCGTCAGGTCCTCATGCTCGAACGGGTCCTGGCCGGGGAGCCCGAGGTGGTGGCCGGTGCCGGCCAGCTCGACCGCGCCGTGCGCTGGGTGCACGTGGCCGAGGCCGCCGACGTCGGTGTGATGCTCAGCGGCGGCGAGATGGTCCTCACCACCGGCGTGCTGCTCGCCGGTGACGAGAACAAGCAGGCCGAGTACATCCAGTCCCTGCACCGCGCGGAGGCCGCGGCCGTGGTCCTCGGACTCGGCCGAGCCTTCCCGGCCCCGCCGGACGTGATGCGCCGGGCCGCCGAGCGCTGCGGGCTGCCCATGGTCGTCCTGCACCGACCCTTCCCCTTCGCGGAGTTGACGGAAGAGGTCCAGGCCCGTCTGGTGCGACGGAAGTTCGCCGCCGTGAGCATGTCCGAGGCCGTCCGCACCGCCCTCACCGGACTCATCACCGCGGGCGCCCCGCTCCAGCACCTGCTGGACGAGATCGCCCACCACAGCGGCTGCCCCGTCGTCGTCACCAACCTCGCCCACCGGGTCCTCGCCACCGCCGGGGAGCGGTCCGCGGTCGACGACGTGCTGCGCGACTGGGAGCGCATCGCCCGCCAGGCCGGCGGCAGCGAGGGCGACGGCTGGATCCGCGCCGAACTGGGCGGGCGCGGCGAGCGCTGGGGCCAGATCATGCTGTGCGGCTACCGCGGCGACACCGCCACCGGCCGCCTCCTCGCCGACCGCGCCGCCGAGGCCCTCGTCCTGCACCGCATGCTCGGCGGGACCTCCGCCCACACCTGGGAGGAACAGTCCGCGCAGAGCCTGCTGACCGACCTGGTCAGCGGGGTCGTACCGGCGAGGCAGCTGCTGCCCCGGGCGCGGGCGGCCGGACTGCCCGTCAACCGGCGCACCTTCGTGCCGCTCGTCGTACGGGACGGTGATCCCGCCGAACTCGACCGGGTGCTAAGGCTGTTGGGGCTGCCGGGCATCGTCGCCGAACTCGCCGACGGGGCCACCGCCGTCCTGCTGAGCCTGGCCCGGGACCAGGACGCCACGGTGCTCACGGCCAACTTCGCGGCCCGGCTGACGGGGACGGTGGTGGCCGCGGCCGATCCCCGTACCGCCTGGGACGACGTGCCCGCCGGTATGCGCGAGGCCCGGCATGTCGCCGACGCCGTCGCCTCCGGAGTACTCGACCTCCCGGCCGTCGTACGCCTCAAGGACGTCCATCTGCGCGGCCTGATACGGCTGCTGCGCGACGACCCGCATGTGCAGTCCTTCGCGGAGCGCGAGCTGGACGGGCTGCTGTGCGACTCGGGGCCGGGAGAGGGGCTGCTCGCTGTCCTGCGGACGTACCTCGCCACCGGCCGCAACAAGTCCCGCACCGCCCAGCTCCACCACGTCTCCCGCCCCGCGCTGTACCGGCGGCTGGAGGCGATACAGGGCCGGCTGGGCGTCGACCTCGACGACTTCGAGCAGGCGGCCTCGGTGCACATCGCGCTCCTCGCGCACGACGCGCAACAGAGCTGA
- a CDS encoding nitrilase-related carbon-nitrogen hydrolase → MSRVIRAALFQTAWTGDKESMIQVHEQAARDAAAQGAQVLCFQELFYGPYFCQVQDKAFYEYAEQIPDGPIVKRFQSLAKELGIVLILPMYEEEQPGVLYNTAAVIDADGSYLGKYRKHHIPQVPGFWEKFYFRPGNLGWPIFDTKVGRIGVYICYDRHFPEGWRALGLAGAEIVFNPSATSRGLSAYLWQLEQPAAAVANEYFVGAINRVGVEELGDNDFYGTTYFVDPEAQFVGEVASDKETELVVRDLDMAKLREVRDRWQFYRDRRPDAYPPLTAP, encoded by the coding sequence ATGAGCAGAGTGATTCGTGCCGCCCTCTTCCAGACCGCGTGGACGGGCGACAAGGAGTCGATGATCCAGGTACACGAGCAGGCGGCCCGGGACGCGGCCGCGCAGGGTGCTCAGGTCCTGTGCTTCCAGGAGCTGTTCTACGGGCCGTACTTCTGCCAGGTCCAGGACAAGGCGTTCTACGAGTACGCCGAACAGATCCCGGACGGCCCCATCGTCAAGCGCTTCCAGTCGCTGGCGAAGGAGTTGGGCATCGTCCTGATCCTGCCGATGTACGAGGAGGAGCAACCCGGCGTCCTCTACAACACCGCCGCCGTGATCGACGCGGACGGCTCGTACCTCGGCAAGTACCGCAAGCACCACATCCCCCAAGTGCCCGGATTCTGGGAGAAGTTCTACTTCCGCCCCGGCAATCTGGGGTGGCCGATCTTCGACACCAAGGTCGGGAGGATCGGTGTGTACATCTGCTACGACCGCCACTTCCCGGAGGGCTGGCGGGCGTTGGGCCTCGCGGGTGCCGAGATCGTCTTCAACCCGTCGGCCACCTCGCGGGGGCTGTCCGCGTACCTGTGGCAGCTGGAGCAGCCGGCCGCGGCCGTCGCCAACGAGTACTTCGTCGGCGCGATCAACCGCGTGGGCGTGGAGGAGCTGGGCGACAACGACTTCTACGGGACGACGTACTTCGTCGACCCGGAGGCGCAGTTCGTGGGCGAGGTGGCCAGCGACAAGGAGACCGAACTCGTCGTCCGCGACCTGGACATGGCCAAGCTGCGGGAAGTGCGCGACCGCTGGCAGTTCTACCGCGACCGCCGTCCCGACGCCTACCCGCCGCTGACCGCACCCTGA